The genomic DNA CATCCACCACGCGGATCTCGTCGGCGTGGTGTCCTGACCCACTGGCGGAACTCTTCGGCCAACGGCACGAGGTCGCTCGCCCTTTCGCTCGGCCGACGGGGTGCGGCAATAGAGTGACCTTGTGGATGCATCCCGTCCGCGGCGACCGACGCTGGCCGATGTCGCCGCTCTCGCAGGAACTTCGACCGCCGTCGTCAGCTATGTCGTCAACGACGGTCCCCGCGCGGTCTCCGCCGTGACGAAGGAGCGCGTCGAGCAGGCCATCGCCGAGCTCGGCTATCGACGCAATGCCCTGGCCGGTGCGCTCAGCGCCGGACGCGCCGACCTCATCGGGCTGCTCGTTCCGGACTCGGCCAACGCGTTCTTCAGCGAGCTCGCCCGGCATCTGGAGGGTGCGGCTCGACAGCGAGGGCTGCTCACACTCCTCGGAAACACCGGCTACAGCGTCAGCGCGGAGCGCGACTATCTCCACACCTTCTCCGACCTGCGCCCGCGCGGCATCGTGATCGCGACCATCTCCGACTCCCCCGAGCTCGCCATCGACTGCCCCCGTGTGTACGTGCACTCGGCCCCGGCGGAGACGGCGAGCCCGAGTGTCGTCATCGACGATGAAGATTCCGCGGCCGTCGCGGTGAGGCATCTCATCGACCACGGGCACACAGCGGTGCATTGCATCACAGGTCCGACCGATTTCGGGCCGGCCGGACGCCGAGAAGCAGGCTGGCGTCGAGCGATGCGTGCGGCGGGGTATGACACGACCGGTCTCGTTCACCCGATGCCGTTCGACCGTCTCGGCGCCGAAGAGGCGACGACCGCCCTCTTCAACAGCCCTTCGCCGCCGAGCGCGATCTTCGCCGCCACGGACGAGCAGGCGATCGGTGTACTGCGGGCCGCGGCGCTGTGCGGGCTGCGAGTCCCGGAAGACGTCGCGATCATCGGCTTCGACGGCATCAGGGAAGCACTGGCCGGAAGCACTCGCCTCACCACGGTCGCCGTGCCGCTCGCAGAGCTCGCGGCCGTCGTCGTCGACGCGCTCGATGGCGGCGCGCCGGCGGCCCATGTGCTGCACGCGACGCTGTCGATCGGCGAGACCTGCGGGTCGCATGCGGACGACGGATCTCCGATCGCGCGCCCGACGTCAGGCTGAGGCGCGGAAGACCTCTCGCCCACCGGCGACGGTGAGGACGCAGCTTCCCGCGCCGTCGGCGACGAGTGCCTCGTGCACCTCGGTCCCCTCGACGGCGATGTCGAACAGCGCCAGGTCAGCGGGACCGCCGACTGACAGCCCTCCGTAGCCGTCGTCCGCGAGACCCATGGCCTTGGCGCCGCCCAGCGTCGCTGCGCGCACCAGTCGCTCCGCGAGGTCGGAATCCGTGTATCCCTGCTTCCTGGCGATCGCTGCGAGTTCTCTCACGTCTTCCATGAGATCGAGCGATGGAGAGGATGCGAGCGAATCCGTCCCGACGGAGATCTCATGCCCCTCCGCCAGGTAAGCGGCGACGGGCGCCTCGGCGAGACCGATGACCCGGTTCGATCTCGGGCAGAGGGCGACCTGCGTTCCCCTGGCCAGAAGCAGGTCGCGTTCCGCCCGGTCCAGGTAGATCGCATGGGCGACGTGGGTGGTCTCGCTCAGCAGTCCGATGGCATCCGCATATTCGCCGGTCGTGTGACCGACGCCGCCCTTGCGGACCAGTTCGAACTCGTCACGGAGGTCGCCGTAAGCACCGAGGACAGTCCTGTCGCCGTGACGATAGAAGTCGGCCTCGGCGAAGGACTCGCCGAGATGGGAGTGCACGCGGAGACCGCGATCGGCCGCGATGCGCACCAGATCGGTGACCACGGATCCGTCCAGACTGTATGCCGCGTGCGGAGAGATCCCGCGACGGGCATCTGTCGGCTCCTCGAGCCACGCCAGGAAATCGGCTCGGCCCCCCTCCCGCCAGATGCGATCGAACTGGCCGATCGCCTCGAGGTACTCGATGCCGCCGACGCCGCATTCCGGCAGTGCCCCGCGCGCCGGGGTGTCGGTGACGATCTCGGCGAACACGGTCGTGCCGGACGCGATCGCCAGACGTGCGCCTTCCCGTGCGGCCTCGTGCCACGACGCGGGCTCCACCGCGTCGTAGAGTTCGCCGAACACGAACGACCACTCCTCGAAGCTCGTGTAGCTCCCGGCGCCGATCTCTCGGAATCCGGTGTACTGCAGATGCGTGTGCGCGTTGACGAGACCGGGCACGATCACGCCGCGCTGACGCGGAGCATCCGTCCACCGGCGCGGAAGGTCGGCCTGCGGACCGATCCAGGCGATGCGCCCGTCCTCGACGACGACGGCGCCGTCACGTATCGGAGCAGCGACGACCGGCACCACCCAGTCCGCCGCGTAGACCTCACTTGTCACTGACTCCTCCGAAGCCCTTCGCCAGCGCCTTCTGCGCGACGGCGAAGACGACCAGTGTCGGCAGGAGCGCTACGAGCGCCGCAGCGGCCTGCCCCTGCAGATTGACGTCTTCCCGAGTGGACAGCGAGGTGGCTGCGAGCGGGATCGGGTACACCGAAGGATCTCCCTGAAGAAGCGTGGCGGATACGAGCAGGTCGCCGAACGTCCAGACGAACACGAGCGCCACCACCGACGCGATGGCCGGAAGCGCCAACGGCACCGCGATGGAGCGGAAGATGCGTCCGAGTCCGGCTCCGTCGAGCGTCGCAGCCTCGAACAGCTCCGGTGTGAGCACCTGACGGAAGAACGTGTGCACGAGGTAGAGCGCGAACGGCAGACTGGCGACGCCGTTGATGAGCCCGGCGACGACCAGGTTGTCGGTGGCCCCGCCACCCGCGAGGATCACGAACACCGGGATCAGCCAGGCGATCATCGGAATCGCGTAGGCGGAGACCAGCAGCCAGCGCAGGCCGTCGGCGACGCGACCCTGATGCACGCGGAACCAGAACGCGCCGGCGAGGGCGGTCGTCGTACAGACGGTGCACGCGACCAGACACACCAGCAGCGAGTTCAGGAGCGCCCTGCCGAGATCGGCTTCGAACCATGCCTCGATGATGTTGTCGAGGGTGAACGCCTTCGGGATGCCGCCAGGGGCGGCGATGTAGTCCTCGCGCGTGCGCAGGGCAGTGCCGATCAGGAAAACGAACGGCACGATGAACGGAATCGTGATGAGCGCGGCGATGGTCGTCCTGACGCGGCGCTGGGTACGGATGCTCATGCCGTCGCCTTCTGCCCGATGACGCGCCGGATCAACTTCGGCACGAGGATGCCGAGCACCGGTACGAGCACGATCATCAGCACCAGCACGACGGATTCCGCCGCTGCGGAGCCGAAGAAGCCGAAGCGCATGAACTTCTGGTAGATCGCGAAGTCGAGCGTCGTGCTGGCGAGGCCCGGTCCGCCTCCCGTGAGCACGTAGATCCAGGAGAACATGAACAGGAAGATCGAGATCACCTGGAACATGGTCCACAGCACCACGGTCGGTCGGATGGCAGGAGCTGCGATGTGCCAGAACTCCTGCCAGAACCCGGCGCCGTCCAGGCGCGAGGCCTCGAAGATCTCCTGCGGCACGGCGCCGAGCGCGGCGGAGAAGATGAGCACTCCCGTTCCGAACCCTGCCCACAGTACGAGAACGATGATGACGGGCTTGACGAGGTCCTGGTCCGTGAGCCACGGGAGCGCCAGAGCGTGCCAGCCGATATCGGTGAGGAAGCTGTCGAGCGGCCCTTTGGTGGACAGCAGCGATCGGAAGACCAGACCGACGATCGCCGGAGACATCACCGCGGGCAGGAAGTAGATCGATCGCCACAGACCGGGTCGGGCGACGTGTTCACGCAGCAGGTAGGCCACGACGAGCGGGGCGATCACCCACAGCGGAAGTCCGAGGAGATAGAACAGCTGATTGCCGACCACCTGCCAGAACTCGGGATCGGCGAAGAGCTCCGTGTAATTGCCGACGCCGATGAACGTCGACACTCCTCCCGGCTGCCAGTCGTAGAAGGACCGAAAGGCGAGGTAGATCAGCGGGGCGAAGAACACCCCGACCTCGAGCGCGAGCACCGGCAGCAGGAACAGCAGGTTTCCGCTGAGAATCGGGGTGCCTCGCCGCGCACGGGCGCGCGTCGATCGGGAAGGGCGCGTGATGGCGCCCTCCCCGATCTGCGAAGCGGGGTTCGTCATTTGCTCTTGTCGTAGGCGGACTGCGCCTGCTCGGTGAATTCGTCGATCGTCAGGTCGCCGCCGATCAGCGGGGCAGCGTTGCGCTCGTAGACGGCGAGCACGCTCAGCGGGAACGATGCGAAGCCGGTGTGATTCTCGTCGGCCTGCATCAGGGGCAGGTAGGCCTTCTGGATGTCGGTGGTGCCCTCGACCTCGAGGTTCTTCACGTTCGGCGGCACGCCGACGGCGTTCCACAGGATCTCCTGCGCTTCGGCGCTGGCGAGGAAGTTCACGAAGGCTGCGGATGCTTCAGGGCTCTTCGTCCATTTGGTGACGGCCCAGCCTGCCTCGGCGCCCGCGTCGATGAGCTCCTCGTACTGCGAGTCGGGCACCTGCGGAAGGCGCATCACCGTCGTGCTCGGAACCGTCTCGCTCGCCGTGCTCGCGGTGGAGAGCGACCCCATCGCGAACATCGCAGCGGTACCCGCGTAGTACTGGTTGAACGCGTCGTCGTACATGTTCACGCCGAGGTTCTCGTCGCCGCCGAAGCATCCGGCGTCGTTCATGTCGAGGATGTACTGCGTGCCCTTGGTGAAGAGCTCGTCGTCGACCGGAACATCGCCGGCGACCCAGCTGTCCAGCGTCTCCTTGTCCATGAGCTGGCTGGAGATCATGTACATGAACGTCTCGAACATGTAGCCGTCCTTCCAGCCGGAAGCGAACGGCTGGATGCCTTTGGCGTGCAACTGCTCACACGTCGAGAGCAAGCCGTCCCAGTCGGCGATCGACGTGGCCGGGTCCAGGCCCGCCTGTGCGAAGAGCTCCTGATTCACCAGCAGCGCATAGCCGTAGGTGCCGGTGGGGAGGATGTAGAGGTTGCCGTCCTCCGAGTGGTTCTCCGGGAGGAACTTCAGGTTCTCCTCGACCTCCGGAAGCATCGCATCCTGCAGCGGGTAGAGGCCGTTGCGATAGCTGTAGGCCTGCGCTCCGCCGTACATCGTGACGACATCGGCACCCTTGCGCGCGACGGTGGCGTTTCGCACCTGATCGAAGTATGTCGGGTACGGCATGGTGGTCAGTTCGACGGTCACCTGCGGGTACTTGTCCTGGAAGGCGGCGATCACCGCCTCGTAGGCCTCGGCTCCGCCGTCGTAATTGTCAGGGAGGAAGGACCACACGGTGATCGTGGTCTCCCCCTCGGGCACGTTCGCCGGGTCGAGCGCTTCGGCGCTGGGCGCTGCGCCCTCGGAGCATGCGGCGAGCGCGAGAGCGCCGGCCGCCAGCAAGCCGGCCGCTGCAATGCGGGTCCTGTTCTTGATCACGGGAAATCCTCTCGGTTCACCAGCTGCGCATCGCGGCAGCGAGGTCATCTGTCATCGGTTCGAGGGATGCTCCCTCGTGAGCCAGGCGGGCGATGGCGACCGCCTGTTCGAGTGCCTCGGGAAGCGGGTGGACACCCACGCCCCAGTCCTTCGCCGTCGTCGCGATGAGTTCGGCCGCCAGAGCCTGCAACGAAAGCGAGAGGTCCATCACCTCGATCGGGTTTCCCTCACCGTCCGTGCAGTTCAGGCAGTCGCCCTCGCTGATGACGAGGACCGTCGTGCCGTCGGCACGGGTGTACTGGGTGACACCGGCGCGAACGGAATCCGCTGTCCCGAGAGCATCCAGTTCCGGCATCGGAAGCTCGAACGCGCCACCACCTGCCGTGCAGAGGATGACGCCGTCCGGCATCTGGTCCACATGCGCAGCGGTGACGGCTCCGGCGATCCCGGTCGCAGCGAAGACCACCTCCGCGGTCGGCGCTGCGTCGGCAAGGCTCATCACCCTGTACCCGTCGTGCAGTGCCTGCAACGCCTTGATGGGGTCGAGTTCGGTGACGACGACGCGCGCGCCGAGCGCAGCCGCGTGAAGGGCTACACCCTTGCCCACCCAGCCGTATCCGACGACGACGACCGTGCGTCCGGCGATCTGCAGGTTCGTCACGTCGAGCAGGGTCATCACGCACGACTGGCCGGTGCCGTACACGTTGTCGAAGAGGTACTTGGTCTTGGCATCGTTGACCGCGACCACGGGGATGCGCAGCGCGCCGTCGTCATGCATCGCCCGCAACGGGCGCACACCGCTCGTGGTCTCCTCCGCAGCCCCCAGGAGGCTGCCGACGAGGGCGGGGAACTCGCGGTGCGCGAGACGGATGATCGATGCGCCGTCGTCGAGGATGATGTCGGGCGCGGTACCGAGGTACTCCCTGGCGAGTTCCAGGTCTCGCTCATCGCCGACGCCTTCCTCCGCGAACACGGCGAGCCCTTCTGCGGCGAGGGCATCTGCGGTCTCCTGGTCTGTTGACCGACCCGAGCAGTACACGCTGACCTCCGCCCCGGCATCGCGCAGAGCGAGCGCGAGGTTCGCGGTCTTCGGCTCGAGTACCAGCCCTACTCCGATGCGGTGTCCTTTGAGTGCTCCAGACTCGGCGAGGCGTACCGAGATCCCGCGGAGCACCGGCATCCCTCTGCCTGCCCAGGCGATCCGTCCGGCTCCGGCACGCGCCCGCTCTTCGAACGTGCTCATGGTGCGATCCCTTCGCTCAACCAGTCGGCCGCGTCGTCTTCCTGCTCCGCCCGCATCGGGTCGAGCTCCACGCCCAGGCTCGCGAGCTTCGCAGCTGCGATCGCGTCGTCGAGCTCGGCGGGAATGATGTGCACGCCCGGCTCGAGACCAGCGGTCACCAGGTGATGTGCGCCGATACCCTGAACCGCGAACGTGAGGTCCATGATCTCGACCGGATGCCCGCTCCCGCCGGCGATGTTCACGAGCGCTCCCCCGGACAGGACGTGAAGATCGCGATCGCCGATTCGATATGTGTCGATCTGCTCTCGAGGCGAGGAGATGGCGGACGCCGCGGCGGCGAGTGCATCGACGTCGACTTCGAGATCGTGGTGACCGGCGTTGGCCAGGACGACGTCGTGCCGGAGGAACGGCAGATCGCGCTCGCCGATCGCTCGCATCCCTCCGGTGCCGGTGACCACGAAGGTCGCGTCCGGCAGCACATCCCGGGCGGCGCCGACGGCGTGGCCGTCCATGAACGCTTCCAGGGCGCGCACCGGGTCGACTTCGATCACGCTGGTGCGAGCTCCCATCGCCTTGGCGTACTGCGCGATACCGCGGCCGACGTACCCGTAGCCCACCACGCAGAATCCGGCTCCGGCGATCTGACGGTTCGTCAGGCGAAGCATGGCCTGCACCGTGGTCTGCCCGGTGCCGAACTTGTTGTCGAAGAGGTGCTTGCAGCGTGCGTCGTTCGCCGTGAGCGCCGGGAACGGCAACCGCCCGGCTTCGTGCATGCGGTGCAGACGCGCCGTCCCCGTTGTCGTCTCCTCCGAGACTCCGCGGAGTCCTGCGAACAGCTCGGGGCGGTACTGACTCATGCGCATCGTCAGCTCGGCGCCGTCGTCGATGATGTACTCCGGTGCGTGGTCGGCTGCGATCAACAGCTCTCGCTCCCAGGAGTCGTAGTCGCCATCAGGTTCAGCGACGACGGTGAGTCCGCGTTCGCGGAGGGCCTCGACGACATCACCTCGGGTGGTGCGCGGATTGCTGCCGGCGACGATCACCTCGGCTCCGGCATCCGCGAGCACGGTGGCGAGGAAAGCTGTCTTGGCTTCGAGATGCACCACGACGGCGATCCGCTTGCCTTCCAACGATCCGTCGGAGATGCGCCGACGGACGAACCCGTCCAGCACCGGCGAGTGGCGGCGCACCCATTCGATCTGCGCCCGTCCGACGTTCGGGTCTCCCGAGCGCGAATCCTGTGTGACATCCATCGAGACTCCGTACAGAGTTGTGTCCTGCGTGATTGCATCCTGCGCGCGGATCGACGGGTGTCCGATCCGCGTGCTTCCGCCTATCTAAGCGGTTAGAACCGCTGATGACAAGAACCTCGTGGGTGTCGACCACCATAGCAGGGGAAACGACGACGTCAACGTGTCTGTTGAGGCTGCGGACCGACCCCGATCACGAGGGCAACTGTCGGCCACCCAGTTCGACGATCTCGCGGAGCGCCTGCAGGTGACCGCCGAACGCGTTCGATCCGTCAGCAGTGGCACGTACCCACGTGCGTGGTCGGCTGCCGACAATTCCTTTGCGGACGATCACGTAGCCTGCCTCATGCAGGTGTGCGATCGCCTTGCTGAGCGCGGAGTCCCCGACCTGGAGGATGTCGGCGAGCGTTCCGAAATCGAGTTCAATGGCCTCGTCCAGGGAGGCCATCAATGAGAACCGGATGGGACTGGCGAAGTTGTCGTCCAGGCGCGTTCGCGGGTGCGGCGAGCGCGTCGGCTGCGGGTCAGTCGGCATCGCGACCGTCGAAGAACGCGGCCGCCACGAATGCCAACACGACAACGACCGCAGCGATCGAGATGATCAACGGGTCGAGCGGCTGACGGAACTGCACGAGCACTGCGCAGGCGAACACTGCCCAGCCCAGCACGAACGCCGCCCATTGCGGCCAATACCAGACCGCACCCAGTGCCGGAAGCCGGTCGCTGATCTGCACCGCGATCCACCAGCCGAGCATCAGGAGGATCAGCGCCATGCTGAACAACGATGCCGGCACCGAATACGCCACGGAGGTGATCGCGATCGCAATGCCGAACACGGCGCCGATCGTCAGGGTGAAGTTGCGAGCGACCGTGGCAAGGGGCGCCCGGGCGCGCCGAAGGACCGCTGGACGTGCGCGGCGGAGATCGCGTACGGCGAGTCCGCCGAAGACGAGGAGGACCAACCCGCCTGGCGCCAGGCGCAGAACGAACGGGATGTCCGCGCCGACGATCTGAGTTGCGATACCGACGACGACGCCAGCGACGGCGACGAACCCGAAAAGCGCATACGCCCAGCGCTCTGTGCGCCGCAGCCGCGACTGGAAGCCGAAGCTCTCCTTGAGCTCGCCGGACAGCTGGATCCACACGAGTAAGAGAGCGATGAGCGTGATGAATGACGAGCTGCTGGAAGATCCGAACCCGAACATCATCACGGACAGATAGACGGCCAGCGCGGCCGCCTCCGCCAGCGCGACCCACGCGATTCCACGCCGATCGATTCGCTCCTCCCGACGCGTCGCGACCACGTCGACCTCATCGAGGTACGCCTGCGCGACATCCGCGGTGGGCGGTTCCAACGGCTCGGCCGCCGATAGCGGTTTCTGCTCCATCATCGCCCTCCCCAACTTTCCGGTAGGAAAGTCCATCTTCACTTTCCTACCGGAAAGTCACGATGAGGTCAACGAACCACGCGCAGCAGAAACGACGAAGGCCGCCCCACACCTGGGACGGCCTTCGGAAGAAGTGCGATTGATCGCTGGGTCGCTCAGCGGCGAAGCCCAAGACGCTCGATCAGCGAGCGGTAACGCGCGATGTCGATGTCCTGGAGGTAGCCGAGCAGACGACGGCGCTGACCCACCATGAGGAACAGGCCACGACGCGAGTGGTGGTCGTGCTTGTGCTCCTTGAGGTGTTCGGTGAGGTCCTTGATGCGCTGCGTCAGCATTGCGACCTGCACCTCGGGGGATCCGGTGTCACCGGGGTGCGTCGCGTACTCTTCCATGATCGCCTTCTTGGCGTCAGATTCGAGTGGCATAGATGGGATCCCCTTTCAGTTCGTTGCGCGGCGCCCAACACCTGATGTGCGAGCTCTCTTTATCCGCGGCCGATCAAACGGCAACCTGAAGAGTCTACCAGCAGCGGCGCCTGCCTCTGCACACGGGCCGATAGCCTCTTCAGGTGCAGTTCTCCCGCGGGCATCTCATCGACCTCACTCCCCTGCGGGCCTCCCCGGCCTTCGCCCGGATGTGGGTCGGCTCGTTGCTGACCGGCATCGGCGGCCAGCTCACGATCGTCACCGTGATGCTGCACGTGTTCGATCTCACCGGCAGCACCTTGGCGGTCTCGATGATCGCCGTCGCCGGACTGGTGCCGATGGTCGTGGCTGGCCTCTACGGAGGGATGCTGGCTGACGCGTTCGACCGACGCAAAGTCGCGCTGATCGCCGCATCGATCGCCTTCTGCGCCACGGCACTTCTGGCGGCGCTCACCTGGGCCGGCGCCGAGACCATCTGGTGGCTGTACGCACTCAGCATGATCATCGCCGCGACGAACTCGGTCGGCTTCGCCACCCGAACCGCCATCGTGCCGCGACTCATCCCCCTCGACCAGCTGGCCGCCGCATCCGCTCTGAACGGAATCTCCTTCGGCATCACGGTGATGGCGGGCCCTGCACTCGCGGGGCTGCTCGTCGCGCTCACCGGCTTCGGGTGGACGTACACGATCGACGTCATCCTGATGACGTCGATGTTCCTCGGCCTATGGGCCCTGCCGGCGCTGCGCCCGGAGGGCGAGACCGTGCGCCCAGGGCTGGCATCCCTTGTCGACGGGTGGCGGTTTCTGCGCCGAGCCGGCAACATCCGGATGCAGTACCTGCTCGACATCATCGCGATGACCTTCGGGCAGCCGCTCGCCCTCTTCCCCGCCCTCGGTACGCTGCTGCTGGGCGGAGGGGCCGTCACGACGGGAATCCTGACGGCAGCGGTCGCCGTCGGGACGTTCACGTCCAGCCTGTTCTCGGGCCGCGTGGTGCAGTACCGCTGGCATGGCCGCGGCATCACCCGTGCGATTCAGGCCTACGGCGCAACGATCGCCCTGTTCGGAGTAGTGCTGCTGATCGGCGCGTTCACGCCCGGCACATCCGAGACCTCGCCGAACATCATCCTCATCGTGTGCGCGTGCATCGCGCTCGCACTCTCGGGCGCCGCAGACAACGTCAGCTCGATCTACCGCAACACGATGATGCAGGCCGCGGTCCCCGACGCGATGCGCGGCCGCCTGCAGGGTGTCTTCATCATCGTGGTCGCCGGTGGACCTCGCGTCGGAGCCCTCTACGCCGGGGTTCTCGCCACGGCGACGTCGCTGTGGTTCCCCCCACTGCTGGGCGGATTCCTGGTCATCGCACTCGTAGCGATGCTTGCCAGGACGAACCCGCGTTTCCGCGGCTACGACGCACTGAACCC from Microbacterium sp. LWO13-1.2 includes the following:
- a CDS encoding LacI family DNA-binding transcriptional regulator, with translation MDASRPRRPTLADVAALAGTSTAVVSYVVNDGPRAVSAVTKERVEQAIAELGYRRNALAGALSAGRADLIGLLVPDSANAFFSELARHLEGAARQRGLLTLLGNTGYSVSAERDYLHTFSDLRPRGIVIATISDSPELAIDCPRVYVHSAPAETASPSVVIDDEDSAAVAVRHLIDHGHTAVHCITGPTDFGPAGRREAGWRRAMRAAGYDTTGLVHPMPFDRLGAEEATTALFNSPSPPSAIFAATDEQAIGVLRAAALCGLRVPEDVAIIGFDGIREALAGSTRLTTVAVPLAELAAVVVDALDGGAPAAHVLHATLSIGETCGSHADDGSPIARPTSG
- a CDS encoding amidohydrolase family protein; the protein is MTSEVYAADWVVPVVAAPIRDGAVVVEDGRIAWIGPQADLPRRWTDAPRQRGVIVPGLVNAHTHLQYTGFREIGAGSYTSFEEWSFVFGELYDAVEPASWHEAAREGARLAIASGTTVFAEIVTDTPARGALPECGVGGIEYLEAIGQFDRIWREGGRADFLAWLEEPTDARRGISPHAAYSLDGSVVTDLVRIAADRGLRVHSHLGESFAEADFYRHGDRTVLGAYGDLRDEFELVRKGGVGHTTGEYADAIGLLSETTHVAHAIYLDRAERDLLLARGTQVALCPRSNRVIGLAEAPVAAYLAEGHEISVGTDSLASSPSLDLMEDVRELAAIARKQGYTDSDLAERLVRAATLGGAKAMGLADDGYGGLSVGGPADLALFDIAVEGTEVHEALVADGAGSCVLTVAGGREVFRASA
- a CDS encoding carbohydrate ABC transporter permease, whose protein sequence is MSIRTQRRVRTTIAALITIPFIVPFVFLIGTALRTREDYIAAPGGIPKAFTLDNIIEAWFEADLGRALLNSLLVCLVACTVCTTTALAGAFWFRVHQGRVADGLRWLLVSAYAIPMIAWLIPVFVILAGGGATDNLVVAGLINGVASLPFALYLVHTFFRQVLTPELFEAATLDGAGLGRIFRSIAVPLALPAIASVVALVFVWTFGDLLVSATLLQGDPSVYPIPLAATSLSTREDVNLQGQAAAALVALLPTLVVFAVAQKALAKGFGGVSDK
- a CDS encoding sugar ABC transporter permease, coding for MTNPASQIGEGAITRPSRSTRARARRGTPILSGNLLFLLPVLALEVGVFFAPLIYLAFRSFYDWQPGGVSTFIGVGNYTELFADPEFWQVVGNQLFYLLGLPLWVIAPLVVAYLLREHVARPGLWRSIYFLPAVMSPAIVGLVFRSLLSTKGPLDSFLTDIGWHALALPWLTDQDLVKPVIIVLVLWAGFGTGVLIFSAALGAVPQEIFEASRLDGAGFWQEFWHIAAPAIRPTVVLWTMFQVISIFLFMFSWIYVLTGGGPGLASTTLDFAIYQKFMRFGFFGSAAAESVVLVLMIVLVPVLGILVPKLIRRVIGQKATA
- a CDS encoding extracellular solute-binding protein is translated as MIKNRTRIAAAGLLAAGALALAACSEGAAPSAEALDPANVPEGETTITVWSFLPDNYDGGAEAYEAVIAAFQDKYPQVTVELTTMPYPTYFDQVRNATVARKGADVVTMYGGAQAYSYRNGLYPLQDAMLPEVEENLKFLPENHSEDGNLYILPTGTYGYALLVNQELFAQAGLDPATSIADWDGLLSTCEQLHAKGIQPFASGWKDGYMFETFMYMISSQLMDKETLDSWVAGDVPVDDELFTKGTQYILDMNDAGCFGGDENLGVNMYDDAFNQYYAGTAAMFAMGSLSTASTASETVPSTTVMRLPQVPDSQYEELIDAGAEAGWAVTKWTKSPEASAAFVNFLASAEAQEILWNAVGVPPNVKNLEVEGTTDIQKAYLPLMQADENHTGFASFPLSVLAVYERNAAPLIGGDLTIDEFTEQAQSAYDKSK
- a CDS encoding adenosylhomocysteinase; amino-acid sequence: MSTFEERARAGAGRIAWAGRGMPVLRGISVRLAESGALKGHRIGVGLVLEPKTANLALALRDAGAEVSVYCSGRSTDQETADALAAEGLAVFAEEGVGDERDLELAREYLGTAPDIILDDGASIIRLAHREFPALVGSLLGAAEETTSGVRPLRAMHDDGALRIPVVAVNDAKTKYLFDNVYGTGQSCVMTLLDVTNLQIAGRTVVVVGYGWVGKGVALHAAALGARVVVTELDPIKALQALHDGYRVMSLADAAPTAEVVFAATGIAGAVTAAHVDQMPDGVILCTAGGGAFELPMPELDALGTADSVRAGVTQYTRADGTTVLVISEGDCLNCTDGEGNPIEVMDLSLSLQALAAELIATTAKDWGVGVHPLPEALEQAVAIARLAHEGASLEPMTDDLAAAMRSW
- a CDS encoding adenosylhomocysteinase, coding for MDVTQDSRSGDPNVGRAQIEWVRRHSPVLDGFVRRRISDGSLEGKRIAVVVHLEAKTAFLATVLADAGAEVIVAGSNPRTTRGDVVEALRERGLTVVAEPDGDYDSWERELLIAADHAPEYIIDDGAELTMRMSQYRPELFAGLRGVSEETTTGTARLHRMHEAGRLPFPALTANDARCKHLFDNKFGTGQTTVQAMLRLTNRQIAGAGFCVVGYGYVGRGIAQYAKAMGARTSVIEVDPVRALEAFMDGHAVGAARDVLPDATFVVTGTGGMRAIGERDLPFLRHDVVLANAGHHDLEVDVDALAAAASAISSPREQIDTYRIGDRDLHVLSGGALVNIAGGSGHPVEIMDLTFAVQGIGAHHLVTAGLEPGVHIIPAELDDAIAAAKLASLGVELDPMRAEQEDDAADWLSEGIAP
- a CDS encoding transcriptional regulator encodes the protein MPTDPQPTRSPHPRTRLDDNFASPIRFSLMASLDEAIELDFGTLADILQVGDSALSKAIAHLHEAGYVIVRKGIVGSRPRTWVRATADGSNAFGGHLQALREIVELGGRQLPS
- the rpsO gene encoding 30S ribosomal protein S15 — translated: MPLESDAKKAIMEEYATHPGDTGSPEVQVAMLTQRIKDLTEHLKEHKHDHHSRRGLFLMVGQRRRLLGYLQDIDIARYRSLIERLGLRR
- a CDS encoding MFS transporter, yielding MQFSRGHLIDLTPLRASPAFARMWVGSLLTGIGGQLTIVTVMLHVFDLTGSTLAVSMIAVAGLVPMVVAGLYGGMLADAFDRRKVALIAASIAFCATALLAALTWAGAETIWWLYALSMIIAATNSVGFATRTAIVPRLIPLDQLAAASALNGISFGITVMAGPALAGLLVALTGFGWTYTIDVILMTSMFLGLWALPALRPEGETVRPGLASLVDGWRFLRRAGNIRMQYLLDIIAMTFGQPLALFPALGTLLLGGGAVTTGILTAAVAVGTFTSSLFSGRVVQYRWHGRGITRAIQAYGATIALFGVVLLIGAFTPGTSETSPNIILIVCACIALALSGAADNVSSIYRNTMMQAAVPDAMRGRLQGVFIIVVAGGPRVGALYAGVLATATSLWFPPLLGGFLVIALVAMLARTNPRFRGYDALNPEP